A genomic stretch from Algoriphagus halophilus includes:
- the pssA gene encoding CDP-diacylglycerol--serine O-phosphatidyltransferase, with translation MNIKSHIPNTVTLLNLLSGLIGIVWVLDGNILSGAWFILLAAFFDFIDGFAARILKVQGELGKQLDSLADLVSFGVLPGFILFAMAKSTSQIEWLPYGTLILPLFSALRLAKFNLDDRQSDRFIGVPTPAAALFVATLPHFAIQWTKIGTVITSPLFLVGIALTLSILLVSEIPLIALKFKSFAFSKNIFRYALITLSILLFVWLGLAGIPLIILAYIGLSVVENATSSE, from the coding sequence TTGAATATCAAGTCACATATCCCTAACACGGTCACCCTTTTAAATTTACTATCAGGTCTAATTGGGATCGTGTGGGTGTTGGACGGAAATATTCTTTCTGGTGCCTGGTTTATCCTACTGGCTGCATTTTTTGATTTTATAGATGGATTTGCAGCCAGGATCTTAAAAGTTCAGGGGGAATTGGGTAAACAGTTGGATTCATTGGCGGATCTGGTTTCATTCGGTGTACTTCCTGGCTTTATCCTTTTTGCAATGGCCAAAAGTACCAGTCAAATTGAATGGCTCCCTTATGGCACGTTGATACTTCCCTTATTTTCCGCGTTGAGGTTGGCAAAATTTAATCTAGATGACAGGCAGTCAGACCGGTTTATCGGGGTTCCTACTCCTGCTGCAGCATTATTTGTAGCCACTTTACCTCATTTTGCTATCCAATGGACAAAAATTGGCACTGTGATTACTTCCCCGCTTTTCTTGGTGGGAATTGCTCTAACGCTATCCATACTGTTGGTTTCTGAAATTCCTTTGATCGCACTGAAGTTCAAATCTTTCGCATTTTCTAAGAATATTTTCAGGTATGCGCTAATCACACTCAGCATCCTTCTATTTGTTTGGTTGGGCCTTGCTGGTATCCCCTTGATTATCCTTGCGTATATTGGGTTATCTGTGGTTGAAAATGCAACGAGTAGTGAATGA